A stretch of Catenulispora sp. EB89 DNA encodes these proteins:
- a CDS encoding acetate/propionate family kinase, with the protein MNQVLVLNSGSSSIKYQLIDMDDRTRLAVGIIERIGEASGTVADHAAGMDVVLTELEGKLDRAQLGAVGHRVVHGGDRFRGPTLIDDEVCDAISELIPLAPLHNPANLTLIEAARSAFPDTPQVAVFDTAFHQTLPDHAYTYAVPQSWREDLGVRRYGFHGTSHQYVSRRAAAMLGRRPEEVNMIVLHLGNGASVCAIREGKSIDTSMGMTPLEGLIMGTRSGDLDPAVSAYIARQTGRSAEEIDLTLNKESGLLALAGSNDLRDVDAAAAKGDDAARLALDAYCYRIRKYIGAYLAALGRVDAVVFTAGVGENSATVRAGAVAGLDHLGIAVSPKRNAQHSKEERYISPYWAETAVLVVPTDEEIEIADQALEVLGRSA; encoded by the coding sequence ATGAACCAGGTCCTGGTCCTCAACTCCGGCTCCTCGTCGATCAAGTACCAGCTGATCGACATGGACGACCGCACACGGCTGGCCGTCGGGATCATCGAGCGGATCGGCGAGGCCTCCGGCACCGTCGCCGACCACGCCGCCGGCATGGACGTGGTGCTCACCGAGCTGGAGGGCAAGCTGGACCGCGCGCAGCTGGGCGCCGTCGGCCACCGGGTCGTGCACGGCGGCGACCGTTTCCGCGGCCCCACGCTGATCGACGACGAGGTCTGCGACGCCATCAGCGAACTGATTCCACTCGCGCCGCTGCACAATCCCGCGAACCTGACCTTGATCGAGGCGGCGCGCTCGGCGTTCCCGGACACGCCGCAGGTCGCCGTGTTCGACACGGCGTTCCACCAGACGCTGCCCGATCACGCCTACACCTACGCGGTCCCGCAGTCCTGGCGCGAAGACCTCGGCGTCCGCCGCTACGGCTTCCACGGCACGTCGCACCAGTACGTCTCCCGGCGCGCGGCGGCGATGCTGGGCCGCCGCCCGGAGGAGGTGAACATGATCGTCCTGCACCTCGGCAACGGCGCGAGCGTCTGTGCGATCCGCGAGGGTAAGAGCATTGACACCTCGATGGGTATGACGCCGCTCGAAGGTCTGATCATGGGCACGCGCTCCGGCGACCTGGATCCGGCGGTCTCGGCGTACATCGCCCGCCAGACCGGCCGAAGCGCCGAGGAGATCGACCTGACGCTGAACAAGGAGAGCGGGCTGCTCGCGCTGGCCGGCAGCAACGACCTGCGCGACGTCGACGCCGCGGCGGCCAAGGGCGACGACGCCGCACGCCTGGCGCTGGACGCGTACTGCTACCGCATCCGCAAGTACATCGGCGCCTACCTCGCGGCGCTCGGCCGCGTTGACGCGGTGGTGTTCACGGCCGGCGTCGGCGAGAACTCGGCGACGGTGCGGGCCGGCGCGGTCGCGGGCCTGGACCACCTGGGGATCGCGGTGAGTCCGAAGCGGAACGCGCAGCATTCGAAGGAGGAGCGCTACATCTCGCCGTATTGGGCGGAGACCGCGGTCCTGGTGGTGCCGACCGACGAGGAGATCGAGATCGCCGATCAGGCCCTGGAGGTGCTCGGCCGGAGCGCCTGA
- the pta gene encoding phosphate acetyltransferase produces MDQADQGETAAQGLYITATDAASGKTVVALGVAEAMSRRVRRLGVFRPVVPGGGAVDPVVDLIRTRYRIDEPYEDCVGTTYDAVHLDPARAVETIVDRYRALAARCEAVVVVGSDFTDAANTTEFGFNANVAANLALPVLLVVGGMERTPQDVAAVVRVSRQELTRLHATELAVIVNRVAPGEEDAVRREVATVFGPAGFGEQTPSSATPTAATPSTTDQAANPLVFTIPEVPGLTAPTIRDLARAAGGRLISGDEALLDREAASLVVAAMSLPNVLDRLTEGVAIIAPGDRTAGLVPGLLAAHEAANFPALSGVFLTGGFTLPASVSRLLEGVSSPLPIIASGADTLPTALHLAAVRGEITADHPGKVETALGAFARGVDTSALLNRLNVTRSVAVTPLMFQAQLLERARSQRRRIVLPEGSDDRILRAADIVARRGAADLLVLGEEEKVRARANALGLDLAGVRVVSPADSVLVEEFAHEYTRLREHKGMTLDRARDIVQDVSYFGTMMVHTGRADGMVSGAVHTTAHTIRPAFEIIRTEPGVSVVSSVFFMLLADRVLVYGDCAVIPDPDAEQLADVAVSSARTAAAFGVQPRVAMLSYSSGESGSGKDVEKVREAAKLAHERDPDLPLEGPIQYDAAADPEVGALKLPGSAVAGRATVFIVPDLNTGNNLYKAVQRSAGAIAVGPVLQGLRKPVNDLSRGALVQDIVNTIVITAVQAQGEPGETSEAGGQR; encoded by the coding sequence GTGGACCAAGCGGACCAAGGCGAGACGGCGGCACAGGGCCTGTACATCACGGCCACCGATGCCGCCAGCGGTAAGACGGTCGTCGCGCTCGGCGTGGCCGAAGCCATGTCCCGACGCGTGCGGCGGCTCGGGGTGTTCCGTCCGGTGGTGCCCGGCGGCGGGGCGGTCGACCCGGTGGTGGACCTGATCCGGACGCGCTACCGGATCGACGAGCCCTACGAGGACTGCGTCGGCACCACCTACGACGCGGTGCACCTGGACCCGGCGCGCGCGGTCGAGACGATCGTCGACCGCTACCGGGCCTTGGCGGCACGCTGCGAAGCCGTGGTGGTGGTCGGCTCGGACTTCACCGACGCCGCGAACACCACCGAGTTCGGCTTCAACGCGAACGTCGCGGCCAACCTCGCGCTGCCGGTGCTGCTGGTGGTCGGCGGGATGGAGCGCACGCCGCAGGACGTGGCCGCCGTGGTGCGCGTGTCGCGGCAGGAGCTGACGAGGCTGCACGCCACCGAGCTGGCGGTGATCGTGAACCGCGTGGCGCCCGGAGAAGAGGACGCGGTACGGCGCGAGGTCGCCACGGTGTTCGGTCCGGCGGGCTTCGGCGAGCAGACGCCGAGCTCTGCGACACCGACCGCTGCGACACCGAGCACCACCGACCAGGCCGCGAACCCCCTCGTCTTCACCATCCCCGAAGTCCCCGGCCTGACCGCCCCGACCATCCGCGACCTGGCCCGCGCCGCCGGCGGCCGGCTGATCAGCGGCGACGAGGCCTTGCTCGACCGCGAGGCGGCTTCCCTGGTCGTCGCGGCCATGTCGCTGCCGAACGTCCTCGACCGCCTCACCGAGGGCGTCGCGATCATCGCCCCCGGCGACCGCACCGCGGGCCTGGTGCCCGGGCTGCTGGCCGCGCACGAGGCCGCGAACTTCCCCGCCTTGTCAGGGGTCTTCCTCACCGGCGGCTTCACCCTCCCGGCCAGCGTTTCGCGGCTGCTGGAAGGCGTGTCCTCGCCCCTGCCCATCATCGCCAGCGGCGCGGACACCCTGCCGACCGCGCTGCACCTGGCCGCCGTGCGCGGCGAGATCACCGCCGACCACCCCGGCAAGGTCGAGACCGCGCTCGGCGCCTTCGCCCGCGGCGTGGACACCTCGGCGCTGCTGAACCGGCTGAACGTGACGCGCTCGGTGGCCGTCACGCCGCTGATGTTCCAGGCGCAGCTGCTGGAGCGGGCCCGCTCGCAGCGCCGGCGCATCGTGCTGCCGGAGGGCTCCGACGACCGGATCCTGCGCGCCGCCGACATCGTGGCCCGCCGCGGCGCCGCCGACCTGCTGGTCCTGGGCGAGGAGGAGAAGGTCCGGGCCCGGGCCAACGCCCTGGGCCTGGACCTGGCCGGCGTCCGGGTGGTCAGCCCGGCCGACTCGGTGCTGGTCGAGGAGTTCGCGCACGAGTACACCCGGCTGCGCGAGCACAAGGGCATGACCCTGGACCGGGCCCGCGACATCGTCCAGGACGTCTCCTACTTCGGCACGATGATGGTGCACACCGGCCGCGCCGACGGCATGGTGTCAGGGGCCGTACACACCACCGCGCACACCATCCGCCCGGCCTTCGAGATCATCCGCACCGAGCCCGGCGTCTCGGTGGTCTCCAGCGTCTTCTTCATGCTGCTCGCCGACAGGGTCCTGGTATACGGCGACTGCGCGGTCATCCCCGATCCGGACGCCGAACAGCTCGCCGACGTCGCCGTCTCCTCGGCCCGCACCGCCGCGGCTTTCGGTGTGCAACCGCGGGTGGCGATGCTGTCCTACTCCAGCGGCGAATCAGGGTCCGGAAAAGACGTCGAGAAGGTCCGCGAGGCCGCGAAGCTGGCCCACGAGCGCGATCCGGACCTCCCGCTGGAGGGCCCGATCCAGTACGACGCCGCCGCCGACCCCGAGGTTGGCGCGCTCAAGCTGCCCGGCAGCGCGGTCGCCGGCCGCGCGACGGTGTTCATCGTCCCGGACCTGAACACCGGCAACAACCTCTACAAGGCGGTGCAGCGCAGCGCCGGCGCGATCGCGGTCGGACCGGTGCTGCAGGGGCTGCGCAAGCCGGTCAACGACCTCTCGCGCGGTGCGCTGGTGCAGGACATCGTGAACACGATCGTGATCACGGCGGTGCAGGCGCAGGGGGAACCGGGCGAAACGAGCGAAGCGGGCGGACAGCGATGA
- a CDS encoding phosphoketolase, protein MVIKNASKPKGPLSAKDLDALNAYWRAANYLSVGQIYLLDNPLLHRPLTLDDIKPRLLGHWGTTPGLNFIYAHMNRVIKARDLDAVYIAGPGHGGPGVLANVYLEGTYSEYYPGIGRDEEGMRKLFRQFSFPGGVPSHVAPETPGSIHEGGELGYSLVHAYGAAFDNPELLVCAVVGDGEAETGPLAGSWHSNKFVNPVRDGTVLPILHLNGYKIANPTVLSRIPQAELEQLMRGYGYEPFTVVSEEGADPLAAHQAMAGTLDRILDRIADIRAKAAGGKDKGVRPAWPMLILRTPKGWTGPKTVDGKRAEDSWRSHQVPMSDVHTNPAHLKVLEEWMRSYRPEELFDPAGALMPELAALAPSGKRRMGANPHANGGVLLRDLKMPDFRDYAVDPAGHGVEHAESTKILGTFLRDIMTDNSGADNFRVFGPDETASNRLQALFEATGRMWNAETVPWDDEHLSTDGRVLEPLSEHMCQGWLEGYLLTGRHGFFSCYEAFIHIVDSMFNQHAKWLKTTRNIPWRAPIASLNYLLTSHVWRQDHNGFSHQDPGFIDHVVNKKADVIRVYLPPDANTLLSVADHCLRSRNYVNVIVAGKQPQLQYLSMDEAIVHCTRGIGIWEWASTDGDGEPDLVMGCAGDVPTMETLAAADILRQHFPELKVRVVNVVDLMRLQGNDEHPHGLTDKEFDALFTTAKPVVFTYHGYPWLIHRLTYRRTNHVNFHVRGYKEEGTTTTPFDMAMLNDIDRFHLAMDAIDRVPGLAERAGHVRQQLQDARLKARQYTREFGEDDPAISGWVWPY, encoded by the coding sequence GTGGTGATCAAGAACGCGAGCAAGCCCAAAGGCCCGCTGTCCGCGAAGGACCTCGACGCGCTCAACGCCTACTGGCGCGCGGCCAACTACCTGTCGGTGGGCCAGATCTACCTGCTGGACAACCCGCTGCTGCACCGGCCGCTGACCCTGGACGACATCAAACCGCGGCTGCTGGGCCACTGGGGCACCACGCCGGGGCTGAACTTCATCTACGCGCACATGAACCGGGTCATCAAGGCCCGCGACCTGGACGCCGTCTACATCGCCGGGCCCGGGCACGGCGGTCCCGGCGTGCTGGCGAACGTGTATCTGGAGGGCACGTACAGCGAGTACTACCCGGGGATCGGCCGGGACGAGGAGGGCATGCGCAAGCTGTTCCGGCAGTTCTCCTTCCCCGGCGGCGTGCCCTCGCACGTCGCGCCGGAGACCCCGGGCTCCATCCACGAGGGCGGCGAGCTGGGCTACTCGCTGGTGCACGCCTACGGTGCCGCGTTCGACAACCCGGAGCTGCTGGTCTGCGCGGTGGTCGGGGACGGCGAGGCGGAGACCGGGCCGCTGGCCGGGTCCTGGCACTCGAACAAGTTCGTGAACCCGGTGCGCGACGGCACGGTGCTGCCGATCCTGCACCTGAACGGGTACAAGATCGCCAACCCGACCGTGCTGTCCCGGATCCCGCAGGCCGAGCTGGAGCAGCTGATGCGGGGCTACGGGTACGAGCCGTTCACGGTCGTCAGCGAGGAGGGTGCGGACCCGCTGGCGGCGCACCAGGCGATGGCCGGGACACTGGACCGGATCCTGGACCGGATCGCGGACATTCGTGCGAAGGCGGCCGGCGGCAAGGACAAGGGCGTGCGGCCCGCCTGGCCGATGCTGATCCTGCGCACCCCGAAGGGCTGGACCGGCCCGAAGACCGTGGACGGCAAGCGTGCGGAGGACTCCTGGCGCTCGCACCAGGTGCCGATGTCCGACGTGCACACCAACCCGGCGCACTTGAAGGTGCTGGAGGAGTGGATGCGCTCCTACCGGCCCGAGGAGCTGTTCGACCCGGCCGGCGCGCTGATGCCGGAGCTGGCGGCGCTGGCTCCGTCCGGGAAGCGGCGGATGGGGGCCAACCCGCACGCCAACGGCGGGGTGCTGCTGCGCGACCTGAAGATGCCCGACTTCCGCGACTACGCCGTCGACCCGGCCGGGCACGGCGTCGAACACGCCGAGTCCACCAAGATCCTCGGCACGTTCCTGCGCGACATCATGACGGACAATTCGGGTGCTGACAACTTCCGGGTCTTCGGCCCGGACGAGACCGCCTCGAACCGCCTGCAGGCGCTGTTCGAGGCGACGGGGCGGATGTGGAACGCCGAGACGGTGCCCTGGGACGACGAGCACCTGTCGACGGACGGCCGGGTGCTGGAGCCGCTGAGCGAGCACATGTGCCAGGGCTGGCTGGAGGGCTACCTGCTGACCGGGCGGCACGGGTTCTTCTCGTGCTACGAGGCGTTCATCCACATCGTCGACTCGATGTTCAACCAGCACGCGAAGTGGCTGAAGACGACACGGAACATCCCCTGGCGCGCGCCGATCGCGTCGCTGAACTACCTGCTGACGTCGCACGTGTGGCGGCAGGACCACAACGGCTTCTCGCACCAGGACCCCGGCTTCATCGACCACGTGGTGAACAAGAAGGCTGACGTCATCCGCGTGTACCTGCCGCCGGACGCCAACACCCTGCTGTCGGTGGCGGACCACTGCCTGCGCTCGCGGAACTACGTGAACGTCATCGTCGCGGGCAAGCAGCCGCAGCTGCAGTACCTGTCGATGGACGAGGCGATCGTGCACTGCACCCGCGGCATCGGCATCTGGGAGTGGGCCTCCACCGACGGCGACGGCGAGCCGGACCTGGTGATGGGCTGCGCCGGCGACGTCCCCACGATGGAGACGTTGGCGGCGGCGGACATCCTGCGCCAGCACTTCCCGGAGCTGAAGGTGCGCGTGGTGAACGTCGTGGACCTGATGCGCCTGCAGGGCAACGACGAACACCCGCACGGCCTGACGGACAAGGAGTTCGACGCCCTGTTCACGACGGCGAAGCCGGTGGTGTTCACCTACCACGGCTACCCGTGGCTGATCCACAGGCTGACCTACCGCCGCACCAACCACGTGAACTTCCACGTCCGCGGCTACAAGGAGGAAGGCACCACCACCACGCCCTTCGACATGGCGATGCTGAACGACATCGACCGCTTCCACCTCGCGATGGACGCCATCGACCGCGTCCCCGGCCTCGCCGAGCGCGCCGGGCACGTGCGGCAGCAGCTGCAGGACGCACGGCTGAAGGCGCGGCAGTACACGCGGGAGTTCGGGGAGGACGACCCGGCGATTTCGGGGTGGGTGTGGCCTTACTGA
- a CDS encoding germacradienol/geosmin synthase — MPKPFQLPDFYMPYPARLNPHLEYARVHSKAWARDLTMIEGSGIWDEDDFDRHDYALLCAYTHPDCDAEELALVTDWYVWVFFFDDHFLEIYKRPRDIPGAQAYLDRLPAFMPIGDPTAMPEPTNAVEAGLADLWLRTVPTKTEAWRRRFAESNRHLLEESMWELANITEDRVSDPVDYIEMRRKVGGAPWSAHLVEHANGVEVPDRVAASRPLRVLKETFADAVHLRNDLFSYQREVEQEGENSNCVLVLERFLDCDPQTAANHTNELLTSRLHQFEQTALTELVPLFAEYGVGPVEALQVGLYVKGLQDWQSGGHEWHMRSSRYMNDAYEPGAAASTLPGPLGLGTSAARIAASIARTMPARLKRLSHPLYEQVGPTPIPTIEAPSELRLSPHLPAARRHVADWCRHLGFYDGIWDEKHLVDADFALCSAGIYPDASSEELDLATDWLAWGTYADDYYPAVFGPTSDRAGARLCNARLSSLMSDTPPTPVSALERGLADLWRRSTDGGSATAREALRRGTQTMIDSWLWELENQAVHRIPDPIDYVEMRRATFGSDLTMALSRLAHDSIPPEVLRSRPVSALEHAAADWACLVNDLHSYQKEIQFEGDVHNCVLVVQDFFDCDRDRALQVVSALIAARLDTFRHAAGVELPALADAMRLSSTTRAELDRHVQELRDWMTAILNWHQKSGRYPEAEQHRRRMARVGRPGLGSLGSGAVRVPLQHQPSADRAVS; from the coding sequence ATGCCGAAGCCGTTCCAGCTGCCCGATTTCTACATGCCGTACCCGGCGCGCCTGAACCCGCATCTGGAGTACGCGCGCGTCCACTCCAAGGCGTGGGCCCGCGACCTGACGATGATCGAGGGATCCGGAATCTGGGACGAGGACGACTTCGACCGCCACGACTACGCGCTGCTGTGCGCGTACACGCACCCCGACTGCGACGCCGAGGAACTGGCGCTGGTCACCGACTGGTACGTCTGGGTCTTCTTCTTCGACGACCACTTCCTGGAGATCTACAAGAGGCCCCGCGACATCCCCGGCGCGCAGGCCTACCTCGACCGGCTGCCCGCCTTCATGCCGATCGGGGACCCGACGGCGATGCCGGAGCCGACCAACGCCGTCGAGGCGGGACTCGCCGACCTGTGGCTGCGCACGGTGCCGACCAAGACCGAGGCCTGGCGCCGCCGCTTCGCCGAGAGCAACCGGCATCTGCTCGAGGAGTCGATGTGGGAGCTGGCGAACATCACCGAGGACCGGGTGTCCGATCCGGTGGACTACATCGAGATGCGCCGCAAGGTCGGCGGGGCCCCGTGGTCGGCGCACCTCGTGGAGCACGCCAACGGCGTCGAGGTCCCCGACCGGGTGGCGGCCAGCCGTCCGCTGCGGGTGCTGAAGGAGACCTTCGCCGACGCCGTCCACCTGCGCAACGACCTGTTCTCCTACCAGCGCGAGGTCGAGCAGGAGGGCGAGAACTCCAACTGCGTCCTGGTCCTGGAGCGCTTCCTGGACTGCGATCCGCAGACCGCCGCCAACCATACCAACGAGCTGCTCACCAGCCGTCTGCACCAGTTCGAGCAGACCGCGCTGACCGAGCTGGTGCCGCTGTTCGCCGAGTACGGCGTCGGGCCGGTCGAGGCGTTGCAGGTCGGGCTGTATGTCAAAGGTCTGCAGGACTGGCAGTCCGGCGGCCACGAGTGGCACATGCGCTCCTCGCGCTATATGAACGACGCCTACGAGCCCGGCGCGGCCGCATCGACGCTTCCCGGGCCACTGGGTCTGGGAACGTCGGCGGCCCGCATCGCCGCCTCGATCGCGAGGACCATGCCCGCGCGTCTCAAGCGTCTGAGTCACCCGCTCTACGAACAGGTCGGACCCACCCCGATCCCCACCATCGAAGCCCCCTCCGAACTGCGCCTGAGCCCGCACCTGCCGGCCGCGCGCCGCCATGTCGCGGACTGGTGCCGGCACCTCGGCTTCTACGACGGCATCTGGGACGAGAAGCACCTCGTCGACGCCGACTTCGCACTCTGCTCCGCGGGCATCTACCCGGACGCCTCGTCCGAAGAGCTCGACCTCGCGACCGACTGGCTGGCCTGGGGCACGTACGCGGACGACTACTACCCGGCCGTCTTCGGGCCGACCAGCGACCGGGCCGGCGCCCGCCTCTGCAACGCGCGTCTCAGCTCCCTGATGAGCGACACTCCGCCGACCCCGGTATCAGCCCTCGAACGCGGGCTGGCCGACCTGTGGCGGCGCTCCACCGACGGCGGGTCGGCGACGGCCCGCGAGGCGCTGCGCCGGGGCACGCAGACGATGATCGACAGCTGGCTGTGGGAACTGGAGAACCAGGCGGTGCACCGGATCCCGGATCCCATCGACTACGTCGAGATGCGCCGCGCCACCTTCGGCTCCGACCTGACGATGGCACTGTCCCGCCTGGCCCACGACTCGATCCCGCCCGAGGTGCTGCGCAGCCGTCCGGTGAGCGCACTGGAGCATGCCGCGGCGGACTGGGCCTGTCTGGTGAACGATCTGCACTCCTACCAGAAGGAGATCCAGTTCGAGGGCGACGTCCACAACTGCGTGCTGGTCGTGCAGGACTTCTTCGACTGCGACCGCGACCGCGCCCTGCAGGTCGTCAGTGCCCTGATCGCCGCGCGGCTGGACACGTTCCGGCACGCCGCCGGCGTCGAGCTGCCGGCACTGGCCGACGCGATGCGGCTGTCGTCCACGACCCGCGCGGAGCTGGATCGGCACGTCCAGGAGCTGCGCGACTGGATGACCGCGATCCTCAACTGGCACCAGAAAAGCGGACGCTACCCGGAAGCGGAGCAGCACCGGCGGCGGATGGCCCGCGTCGGGCGGCCCGGCTTGGGCTCGCTCGGCAGCGGCGCCGTGCGCGTGCCGCTTCAGCACCAGCCGTCAGCTGACCGGGCCGTCAGCTGA
- a CDS encoding GDSL-type esterase/lipase family protein, whose amino-acid sequence MTDVLRQVPLIDGPAELRGALEVVTTETGLLPRRLPQWTVAQSDASMERQATAGSGVRLAFRSAATVIELDVLTTVPMMAENEPHPDDAGAFAITYDGYDLEDGHDGSESFFGGTQPAPVGNVLLMDQTMTQAGFVPGQPSTVRFEGLPPGVKDLQIWLPHWVKTELVALRADADVAPPTPTGRRVWLHHGSSISQCNEAESPLGVWPVIAARSAGVDPVNVGLSGNCYLDPYVARSIRDAEADVISLKLGINFTAKAGYVLRTLGPTVHGFLDTVREGHPDTPLLVVSPIACPALEERPGPTVWRDDVLYATGDPARVAEGALTLQVVRRELRRIVTERAKQDPNIHYLDGLKLVGLDEADEYLGEGLHPTPAGYRMIGERFARLVFGDGGVFAESARPVS is encoded by the coding sequence ATGACAGACGTGCTGCGGCAGGTGCCGCTCATCGACGGCCCGGCCGAGCTCCGCGGTGCGCTGGAGGTCGTCACGACCGAGACTGGGCTGCTGCCGCGCCGGTTGCCGCAGTGGACCGTTGCGCAGTCGGACGCCTCGATGGAGCGGCAGGCCACGGCCGGATCCGGGGTGCGGTTGGCGTTCCGCAGCGCCGCGACCGTGATCGAGCTCGACGTGCTGACCACGGTGCCGATGATGGCCGAGAACGAGCCGCATCCCGACGACGCCGGGGCCTTCGCGATCACGTACGACGGCTACGACCTCGAGGACGGCCACGACGGCAGCGAAAGCTTCTTCGGCGGCACGCAGCCGGCCCCGGTGGGCAACGTCCTGCTGATGGACCAGACCATGACCCAGGCTGGCTTCGTTCCGGGACAGCCGTCGACGGTGCGGTTCGAGGGGCTGCCGCCTGGGGTCAAGGACCTCCAGATCTGGCTGCCGCACTGGGTGAAGACCGAACTCGTGGCACTGCGCGCGGACGCCGACGTCGCGCCGCCGACCCCGACCGGCCGCCGCGTGTGGTTGCACCACGGCAGCTCGATCAGCCAGTGCAACGAGGCCGAATCGCCGCTCGGGGTGTGGCCGGTGATCGCGGCCCGGTCCGCCGGCGTGGACCCGGTGAATGTCGGGCTGTCAGGGAACTGCTACCTGGACCCGTACGTCGCGCGCTCGATCCGCGATGCCGAGGCCGACGTGATCAGCCTGAAGCTGGGGATCAACTTCACGGCCAAGGCCGGCTACGTGCTGCGCACGCTCGGGCCGACCGTGCACGGCTTCCTCGACACCGTGCGTGAAGGACACCCCGACACACCACTGCTGGTGGTGTCGCCGATCGCGTGCCCGGCGCTGGAGGAGCGGCCGGGGCCGACGGTGTGGCGCGACGACGTGCTGTACGCGACCGGCGACCCGGCCAGGGTGGCCGAGGGGGCGCTGACGTTGCAGGTGGTGCGGCGGGAGCTGCGGCGGATCGTCACGGAGCGCGCGAAGCAGGACCCGAACATCCACTACCTCGACGGCTTGAAGCTGGTGGGGTTGGACGAGGCCGACGAGTATCTGGGGGAGGGGCTGCATCCGACGCCGGCCGGGTATCGGATGATCGGGGAACGGTTCGCTCGGTTGGTGTTCGGGGACGGCGGGGTGTTCGCCGAGTCGGCGAGGCCGGTCAGCTGA
- a CDS encoding GNAT family N-acetyltransferase produces the protein MTDSLQITRASLADWPIIQGWCADEGWNPGNHDGPCFLAQDPEGFFVGRIGGEPVSAVSVVNYGDAFSFLGLYLVKPEFRGRGHGLATWKAALPRAGARTVGLDGVVAQQDNYRKSGFLDAHRTVRHVGDLTSDGSGPAAAVPLAQAGFAEVADYDALCFPAPRAVFLREWFAAPGHVGRALIVDGRLVGYGVLRAAHDGHRVGPLFADSRVYAEVILDALVAGAAGDAGFTGRGRPGAAGGGRIVIDVPETNREALAMVAALGLEPTFEVARMYTGPVRDVDHGKVFGMTTLELG, from the coding sequence ATGACGGACAGCCTGCAGATCACCCGCGCGTCCCTGGCCGACTGGCCCATCATCCAGGGCTGGTGCGCCGACGAGGGATGGAACCCCGGAAACCACGACGGCCCCTGCTTCCTCGCGCAGGACCCGGAGGGCTTCTTCGTCGGGCGGATCGGCGGCGAACCGGTGTCCGCGGTGTCCGTGGTGAACTACGGCGACGCCTTCTCCTTCCTCGGGCTGTATCTGGTCAAGCCGGAGTTCCGCGGCCGCGGCCACGGTCTGGCGACCTGGAAGGCGGCCCTGCCGCGGGCCGGCGCGCGCACCGTCGGGCTCGACGGCGTGGTCGCGCAGCAGGACAACTACCGCAAGTCCGGGTTCCTGGACGCGCACCGCACCGTGCGCCACGTCGGCGACCTGACCTCCGACGGCTCCGGCCCGGCCGCCGCGGTCCCGCTGGCCCAGGCCGGGTTCGCCGAGGTCGCCGACTACGACGCGCTGTGCTTCCCGGCCCCCCGCGCGGTGTTCCTGCGCGAGTGGTTCGCCGCCCCCGGGCACGTCGGCAGGGCCCTGATCGTCGACGGCCGGCTGGTCGGCTACGGCGTGCTGCGCGCCGCCCACGACGGCCACCGCGTCGGCCCGCTGTTCGCCGACTCCCGCGTCTACGCCGAGGTGATCCTGGACGCGCTGGTCGCCGGCGCGGCCGGCGACGCCGGGTTCACCGGCCGCGGCCGGCCCGGCGCGGCCGGCGGCGGCCGGATCGTGATCGACGTGCCGGAGACCAACCGCGAGGCGCTGGCGATGGTCGCCGCGCTGGGCCTGGAGCCGACGTTCGAGGTGGCCCGGATGTACACCGGGCCGGTGCGCGACGTCGACCACGGCAAGGTGTTCGGGATGACGACGCTGGAGCTCGGCTGA
- a CDS encoding nitroreductase family deazaflavin-dependent oxidoreductase: MTNPWNALITRLGRQKWFASAFKEVAPRVDRFLGRATGGRVFMLAGTGIPTLLLTTTGRKSGQQRTVPLLYSRHEGALVVVGSNWGQQQHPAWALNLLANPAATVAVRGKSGPVHARVIEGEERELVWNTLVTKNWPGYENYAERAGRHINIFALEPVKPVTKPQDGQ; this comes from the coding sequence ATGACCAACCCCTGGAACGCCCTCATCACGCGCCTGGGCCGTCAGAAGTGGTTCGCGTCCGCCTTCAAGGAGGTGGCCCCGCGCGTCGACCGCTTCCTGGGCCGGGCCACCGGCGGCCGGGTGTTCATGCTCGCCGGCACCGGGATCCCGACGCTGCTGCTGACCACCACCGGCCGCAAGTCCGGGCAGCAGCGCACGGTGCCGCTGCTGTACAGCCGCCACGAAGGCGCGCTGGTGGTGGTCGGCTCGAACTGGGGCCAGCAGCAGCACCCGGCGTGGGCGCTGAACCTGCTGGCGAACCCGGCGGCGACGGTCGCGGTGCGCGGCAAGTCCGGACCGGTGCACGCGCGCGTCATCGAGGGTGAGGAGCGCGAGCTGGTCTGGAACACCCTCGTGACGAAGAACTGGCCCGGCTATGAGAACTACGCCGAGCGTGCGGGCCGTCACATCAACATCTTCGCGCTGGAGCCGGTGAAGCCGGTGACGAAGCCGCAGGACGGCCAGTGA